The following coding sequences are from one Maniola hyperantus chromosome 7, iAphHyp1.2, whole genome shotgun sequence window:
- the LOC117983512 gene encoding uncharacterized protein, translated as MAKSAEQEVEKMKQLEERIKAPSIWGRLPCGIRFEDLQDRRYEDAVRLLKEHYLPEEITYRSVKISENKEGVDEFVHNVRIWMKDKMSIAAVKEGTDKLVGVLIMRIQEKSAFSRTFSRVKITYNPQYTTVMTFYRAIEKPVDLYDKLGVKKYFKIYLLALKTRYRHRGIANDMLKAAIALSVNANVPAISGIFTTARGQQMAEELGFEKFNELYYVRYLIDDQVVFCDTGLGNYGAALMAYRIPSVEEAAEIQTQASSRFTIQQPDDDDDDDEK; from the exons ATGGCTAAAAGTGCAGAGCAAGAGGTAGAGAAAATGAAACAATTAGAAGAAAGGATAAAAGCGCCTTCAATATGGGGCCGACTGCCTTGCGGTATTAGGTTTGAGGATTTACAAGACAGGAGGTATGAAGACGCCGTACGGTTGCTTAAGGAACACTATTTACCTGAAGAG ATCACATACCGATCAGTGAAGATATCGGAAAACAAAGAAGGCGTCGATGAGTTTGTACATAACGTCAGGATTTGGATGAAAGACAAAATGTCGATAGCAGCTGTTAAGGAAGGTACAGACAAACTGGTTGGTGTACTCATCATGAGGATACAGGAGAAAA GTGCTTTCTCCAGAACCTTCAGCCGAGTGAAGATCACCTACAACCCGCAGTACACTACTGTGATGACTTTCTACAGAGCGATCGAGAAACCCGTGGATCTGTACGATAAATTGGGTgtgaaaaagtattttaaaatttatctgCTGGCCTTGAAGACCAGGTACCGACATAGGG GTATAGCCAATGATATGTTGAAGGCAGCGATAGCGTTAAGCGTTAACGCAAACGTGCCAGCCATATCTGGCATCTTTACAACGGCGCGTGGACAGCAAATGGCTGAGGAGCTGGGCTTCGAGAAGTTCAACGAGCTATACTATGTCAGATACCTTATAGATGATCAG GTAGTATTTTGTGATACGGGTCTCGGTAACTACGGAGCAGCGCTCATGGCCTACCGGATCCCGTCGGTTGAAGAGGCGGCAGAGATCCAGACGCAAGCATCTTCCCGTTTCACCATACAGCAGCCTGATGACGACGACGATGACGATGAAAAATGA